A single genomic interval of Helianthus annuus cultivar XRQ/B chromosome 13, HanXRQr2.0-SUNRISE, whole genome shotgun sequence harbors:
- the LOC110900590 gene encoding uncharacterized protein LOC110900590, which translates to MTSVVKHWYVNPNYAHFHNRRRRMQGKQRDLFPVLLQLNHFNLVPNKQDVTLWRTDEGKLMSFSSKLVWEATRSRGQEVTWSKIVWSGCNIPRHSLHCWLIFRRKLWTQDRIQKWNHITSGSMNMMCCLLCQRELESHEHLFFQCSYSSSILDAIKEKSSMKMVPNKWVDIVGWLLPKAASRSLNSVIAKLLVKAAAYFIWQERNYRFFNNQLRPPEVITSIIIDTVRLKLFSFKYKDKPHVRKILEDWKLSSIETFEET; encoded by the coding sequence ATGACGAGTGTTGTCAAGCATTGGTACGTTAACCCCAACTACGCCCACTTTCACAACCGTAGAAGACGAATGCAGGGTAAACAGCGGGATCTTTTCCCGGTTTTACTCCAGTTGAATCATTTTAATCTCGTTCCCAATAAGCAAGATGTTACACTCTGGCGAACTGATGAAGGTAAACTCATGTCGTTCTCTTCAAAGTTGGTATGGGAAGCTACCCGTTCTCGAGGTCAAGAAGTGACTTGGTCAAAGATTGTGTGGTCGGGTTGTAATATTCCGAGACATTCGCTTCATTGCTGGTTGATCTTTAGAAGGAAATTATGGACTCAAGATCGAATTCAGAAATGGAATCACATCACTAGTGGATCTATGAACATGATGTGTTGTTTATTGTGTCAACGAGAGTTGGAATCACATGAGCATTTGTTTTTTCAATGTTCATATTCGTCTTCAATTTTGGATGCTATCAAGGAGAAGTCTAGTATGAAGATGGTGCCTAACAAGTGGGTTGACATAGTTGGATGGCTGCTGCCGAAAGCGGCCTCTAGATCCTTAAACTCGGTTATCGCTAAACTCCTCGTCAAGGCAGCCGCGTATTTCATATGGCAAGAGAGAAATTACAGGTTTTTCAACAATCAATTAAGGCCACCTGAAGTGATAACAAGTATTATTATTGACACTGTGAGGCTGAAGTTATTCTCATTCAAGTATAAGGATAAGCCGCATGTGAGGAAAATCTTGGAAGATTGGAAGCTGAGCTCAATAGAGACCTTTGAAGAGACCTGA